From one Dermacentor variabilis isolate Ectoservices chromosome 3, ASM5094787v1, whole genome shotgun sequence genomic stretch:
- the LOC142573989 gene encoding mite group 2 allergen-like Ixo r 2 produces MNRYAVAIVIIGLAFGQRRNITYEDCGSSAQILSAQMEPCDSDPCILRRRATTMVRYSLISDQDSDTATVDARVNFLGLNVRVPGLEKDLCKEVVHCPIIKGQTYDGIMKVHIPWFVPPMKRSVSVKILGDKGLSICLNMNVTIR; encoded by the exons ATGAATCGATACGCTgtcgccatcgtcatcatcggCTTGGCCTTTGGACAACGTCGAAACATCACGTATGAAGACTGCG GCTCAAGCGCCCAAATTCTGTCGGCTCAAATGGAGCCCTGTGACTCCGATCCCTGTATTCTCAGGCGTAGAGCGACAACGATGGTTCGATATTCATTGATATCCG ATCAAGACAGCGATACTGCTACCGTCGATGCCAGGGTGAACTTCTTAGGTCTCAACGTGCGCGTTCCAGGTTTAGAGAAAGACCTGTGCAAGGAGGTCGTTCACTGTCCCATCATCAAGGGCCAAACCTACGACGGTATCATGAAAGTGCACATTCCGTGGTTCGTTCCTCCC ATGAAACGGAGTGTGAGCGTCAAGATCCTGGGAGACAAAGGACTTAGCATTTGCCTGAACATGAATGTGACCATCAGATAA
- the LOC142575863 gene encoding mite group 2 allergen-like Ixo r 2 isoform X1 has product MKTNSVVLVLLVGLAFVQCKEVKYKDCGSTAKILSVEIEPCDSEPCVFKRGNETTIRFSLVSDQDSETATLDARMKVFGMWLPIPGVEKNLCKSTIQCPIVKGNTYPGLMTVIVPRFMPSLSTDVQIKIAGDKGVSVCIRSEITIG; this is encoded by the exons ATGAAGACTAACTCCGTTGTTCTCGTCCTCCTCGTTGGTCTGGCCTTTGTTCAATGCAAAGAAGTCAAGTACAAAGACTGTG GTTCCACAGCCAAAATCCTGTCGGTGGAAATAGAGCCGTGTGACTCTGAACCGTGTGTCTTCAAGCGTGGAAATGAAACCACCATCCGGTTCTCATTGGTTTCAG ACCAGGACAGTGAGACCGCTACGCTGGACGCCAGGATGAAAGTGTTTGGCATGTGGTTGCCAATTCCCGGTGTGGAGAAAAACCTGTGCAAGAGCACGATTCAGTGTCCCATCGTGAAGGGAAACACCTACCCCGGATTAATGACCGTGATCGTGCCGCGATTTATGCCCTCT CTTTCAACTGACGTGCAGATCAAGATTGCGGGCGACAAAGGAGTGAGCGTCTGCATCAGAAGCGAAATCACCATCGGATAA
- the LOC142575863 gene encoding mite group 2 allergen-like Ixo r 2 isoform X2, with product MKTNSVVLVLLVGLAFVQCKEVKYKDCGSTAKILSVEIEPCDSEPCVFKRGNETTIRFSLVSDQDSETATLDARMKVFGMWLPIPGVEKNLCKSTIQCPIVKGNTYPGLMTVIVPRFMPSVSWNYSFN from the exons ATGAAGACTAACTCCGTTGTTCTCGTCCTCCTCGTTGGTCTGGCCTTTGTTCAATGCAAAGAAGTCAAGTACAAAGACTGTG GTTCCACAGCCAAAATCCTGTCGGTGGAAATAGAGCCGTGTGACTCTGAACCGTGTGTCTTCAAGCGTGGAAATGAAACCACCATCCGGTTCTCATTGGTTTCAG ACCAGGACAGTGAGACCGCTACGCTGGACGCCAGGATGAAAGTGTTTGGCATGTGGTTGCCAATTCCCGGTGTGGAGAAAAACCTGTGCAAGAGCACGATTCAGTGTCCCATCGTGAAGGGAAACACCTACCCCGGATTAATGACCGTGATCGTGCCGCGATTTATGCCCTCTGTGAGTTGGAACTATT CTTTCAACTGA